The following are encoded together in the Arthrobacter sp. Y-9 genome:
- a CDS encoding branched-chain amino acid ABC transporter permease, translated as MSTTDGPTLIPDSAADQAIADREAKGRRRQGWFPGLGDKWNALPRHIQWLWLMVIVVIAYLLPILNPPFITTEPGNNWQIALAQMAVYALVAVGLNVVVGYAGLLDLGYVAFFAVGSYTAAMFTSPDSPYLHIPYLWTLPLAMAITMFFGVMLGVPTLRLRGDYLAIVTLGFGEIVRILATIIPAMKGQVGFQNVGHPPGTDADGQPIFLNSNGTPWYWLTLTIIIVVLLLAGNLERSRVGRAWIAIREDEDAAEIMGVPTFKYKVWAFAIGASVGGLSGALFAGQVGFVNNQKFDIATSILFLAAVVLGGTGNKVGAILGGALVAYIPLRFTAIAEFKYLIFGVALVLIMIFRSGGLLPARQRLLAYGRLAYNKLKEPQTGRRAQVITDGGKAGGHE; from the coding sequence ATGAGCACCACAGACGGCCCGACCCTCATCCCCGACTCCGCCGCAGATCAGGCGATCGCCGACCGCGAAGCCAAGGGGCGCCGTCGTCAAGGCTGGTTCCCCGGCCTCGGCGACAAATGGAACGCCCTGCCGCGCCACATCCAGTGGCTCTGGCTCATGGTGATCGTGGTCATCGCGTACCTGCTGCCCATCCTGAACCCTCCGTTCATCACCACGGAACCCGGCAACAACTGGCAGATCGCCCTGGCGCAGATGGCGGTCTACGCGCTGGTCGCCGTCGGCCTGAACGTGGTGGTCGGTTATGCCGGCCTCCTGGACCTCGGCTATGTGGCGTTCTTCGCCGTCGGCTCCTACACGGCGGCCATGTTCACCAGCCCGGATTCGCCCTACCTCCACATCCCGTACCTGTGGACCCTTCCGCTGGCCATGGCGATCACCATGTTCTTCGGGGTGATGCTGGGCGTCCCGACGCTGCGTCTCCGCGGTGACTACCTGGCGATCGTCACGCTCGGCTTCGGTGAGATCGTGCGCATCCTGGCCACTATCATCCCGGCCATGAAAGGCCAGGTCGGTTTCCAGAACGTGGGCCATCCACCCGGGACGGACGCCGACGGCCAGCCGATCTTCCTGAACTCGAACGGCACCCCCTGGTACTGGCTCACGCTGACGATCATCATCGTCGTGCTGCTCCTGGCCGGAAATCTGGAGCGCAGCCGCGTGGGCCGCGCCTGGATCGCCATCCGCGAGGATGAGGACGCCGCGGAGATCATGGGCGTCCCCACCTTCAAGTACAAGGTGTGGGCGTTCGCCATCGGCGCGTCCGTGGGCGGTCTCTCCGGTGCGCTCTTCGCCGGGCAGGTGGGCTTCGTGAACAATCAGAAGTTCGACATCGCCACGTCCATCCTGTTCCTGGCCGCCGTGGTGCTGGGCGGCACGGGCAACAAGGTCGGCGCCATTCTGGGCGGCGCCCTGGTGGCGTACATCCCGCTGCGGTTCACGGCGATCGCGGAGTTCAAGTACCTGATCTTCGGTGTGGCACTCGTGCTCATCATGATCTTCCGTTCGGGCGGGCTGCTTCCGGCACGTCAGCGTCTGCTGGCGTACGGGCGGCTGGCGTACAACAAGCTGAAGGAACCTCAGACGGGCCGACGCGCCCAGGTGATCACCGACGGCGGGAAGGCGGGCGGACATGAGTGA
- a CDS encoding ABC transporter ATP-binding protein — MSEAVEPEIDVEALKEQGVDLEVAEKVAPERDISVNVGEPLVQVKNLTMKFGGLTALDDVTFDINRGEILGLIGPNGAGKTTCFNAMTGVYKPTSGTVTLEGKPLNGLAQHKITRRGLARTFQNIRLFGEMTALENVVVGLDARHKTSVGGALLRLPTHVREEKSAIERGMALLEFVGIADHAQYLSRHLPYGYQRRLEIARALATDPKVLCLDEPAAGFNPAEKEELMALIRTIRDDGYTVLLIEHDMKLVMGVTDRIVVLEFGKKIADAAPKEIREDPKVISAYLGEPEDELA; from the coding sequence ATGAGTGAAGCAGTCGAACCGGAAATCGACGTCGAAGCGCTGAAAGAGCAGGGCGTGGACCTCGAGGTGGCCGAGAAGGTCGCTCCGGAACGGGACATCTCGGTCAACGTGGGCGAACCCCTGGTCCAGGTGAAGAACCTGACGATGAAGTTCGGCGGCCTCACAGCCCTGGACGACGTCACGTTCGACATCAACCGTGGCGAGATCCTCGGCCTGATCGGTCCCAACGGCGCGGGAAAGACCACCTGCTTCAACGCGATGACGGGCGTCTACAAGCCGACGTCGGGAACGGTCACCCTGGAGGGCAAGCCGCTCAACGGGCTGGCCCAGCACAAGATCACCCGACGCGGTCTGGCCCGCACCTTCCAGAACATCCGCCTGTTCGGCGAGATGACCGCCCTGGAAAACGTGGTGGTGGGACTGGACGCCCGTCACAAGACGAGTGTGGGCGGCGCCCTGCTCCGCCTTCCCACCCATGTCCGGGAGGAGAAATCCGCCATTGAACGCGGCATGGCCCTGCTGGAATTCGTCGGCATCGCGGACCATGCGCAATACCTGTCCCGGCATCTGCCGTACGGCTACCAGCGAAGGCTCGAAATCGCCCGCGCTCTGGCCACGGACCCCAAGGTCCTGTGCCTGGACGAGCCGGCCGCCGGCTTCAACCCGGCGGAGAAGGAAGAGCTCATGGCGCTCATCCGGACCATCCGCGACGACGGCTATACGGTCCTGCTGATCGAGCACGACATGAAGCTGGTCATGGGGGTGACGGACCGCATCGTCGTGCTGGAATTCGGCAAGAAGATCGCCGACGCCGCACCCAAGGAGATCCGCGAGGACCCGAAAGTCATATCCGCCTACCTCGGGGAGCCTGAAGATGAGCTTGCTTGA
- a CDS encoding ABC transporter ATP-binding protein translates to MSLLELKNVSVHYGRIQAIHNMSFTVDEGEIVSLIGANGAGKTTTMRTVSGLLNPSAGSISFMGQDITSMKAHLRVVKGISQAPEGRGIFPGMTVMENLGMGSYGRKDTSGIAKDLERVFDLFPRLKERSKQFGGTMSGGEQQMLAIGRALMSNPKLLLLDEPSMGLAPQFIRQIFKIVTEINNQGTTVLLVEQNANQALARSHRAFVLETGSITHQGTGKELMANPAIKEAYLGVA, encoded by the coding sequence ATGAGCTTGCTTGAGCTGAAGAACGTGTCCGTGCACTACGGGCGCATCCAGGCCATTCACAACATGTCCTTCACCGTGGACGAAGGGGAGATCGTCTCCCTGATCGGCGCCAACGGCGCCGGGAAGACCACCACGATGCGGACCGTGTCCGGCCTCCTGAACCCGTCCGCCGGGAGCATCAGCTTCATGGGTCAGGACATCACGTCCATGAAGGCCCACCTCCGGGTGGTCAAGGGCATCTCCCAGGCGCCTGAAGGCCGGGGCATCTTCCCCGGCATGACGGTCATGGAGAACCTGGGTATGGGGTCCTACGGCCGCAAGGACACCTCCGGGATCGCCAAGGACCTCGAGCGGGTCTTCGACCTCTTTCCGAGACTGAAGGAGCGGTCCAAGCAGTTCGGCGGCACCATGAGCGGTGGCGAGCAGCAGATGCTGGCCATCGGCCGGGCGTTGATGTCCAACCCCAAGCTGCTGCTCCTGGATGAGCCGTCCATGGGCCTGGCCCCGCAGTTCATCCGTCAGATCTTCAAGATCGTCACGGAGATCAACAACCAGGGCACCACGGTGCTGCTCGTGGAGCAGAATGCCAATCAGGCCCTGGCCCGCTCGCACCGTGCGTTCGTCCTGGAGACCGGGTCGATCACCCACCAGGGGACCGGCAAGGAGCTGATGGCCAACCCGGCGATCAAGGAGGCGTACCTCGGCGTCGCCTGA
- a CDS encoding SRPBCC family protein has product MNVDITVRTVISRPVAVVAEYAADPVNAPEWYANIKAVTLHAPGTPLGVGARMDFVAHFLGRRLSYTYEITEYDPGRRLVMRTSDGPFPMRTTYTWSAEGDATVMTLRNTGTPSGFGVLMTPFMRRAMKAATTKDLANLKRILEQR; this is encoded by the coding sequence ATGAACGTCGACATCACCGTCAGAACAGTGATCAGCCGCCCCGTCGCCGTCGTCGCCGAGTACGCCGCCGACCCGGTGAACGCGCCGGAGTGGTATGCGAACATCAAGGCCGTCACGCTCCATGCCCCGGGCACGCCGCTCGGTGTCGGCGCGCGGATGGACTTCGTGGCCCACTTCCTCGGCCGGCGACTCAGCTACACCTACGAGATCACCGAGTACGACCCCGGACGGCGGCTGGTCATGCGGACCTCCGACGGCCCGTTCCCGATGCGCACCACCTACACCTGGTCGGCCGAGGGTGACGCGACCGTGATGACGCTGCGGAACACGGGCACTCCGTCCGGGTTCGGGGTGCTCATGACGCCGTTCATGCGCCGCGCGATGAAAGCCGCGACGACGAAGGACCTCGCCAACCTCAAGAGGATCCTGGAGCAGCGCTGA
- a CDS encoding adenylyltransferase/cytidyltransferase family protein: protein MTNTAEGRTQDYNPGPRVGITFSTFDLLHAGHIMMLAEAKRQCDYLICGLQMDPTLDRPEKNAPTQTVVERYIQLRGCQYVDEIVPYSTEQDLEDILRSFKLDVRIVGDEYLEKDFTGREYCEESGIELYFNSRDHRFSSSGLRRIVAAKEAEKAGRS, encoded by the coding sequence ATGACGAACACCGCCGAAGGCCGCACCCAGGACTACAACCCCGGACCCCGGGTCGGTATCACCTTCTCCACCTTCGATCTGCTCCACGCCGGGCACATCATGATGCTCGCCGAGGCGAAGCGCCAGTGCGACTACCTGATCTGCGGGCTGCAGATGGATCCCACGCTGGACCGCCCGGAGAAGAACGCGCCCACTCAGACGGTCGTGGAGCGCTACATCCAGCTCCGCGGCTGCCAGTACGTCGATGAGATCGTCCCGTACTCCACGGAACAGGACCTGGAGGACATTCTGCGGTCGTTCAAGCTCGACGTCCGGATCGTGGGAGATGAGTACCTGGAGAAGGACTTCACCGGACGCGAGTACTGCGAGGAGAGTGGGATCGAACTGTACTTCAACAGCCGCGACCACCGCTTCTCCAGTTCCGGTCTGCGCCGTATCGTGGCGGCCAAGGAAGCCGAGAAGGCCGGCCGCTCGTAA
- a CDS encoding heparin lyase I family protein: MGLLHQRASTNFYPNPRYDGAAVGVVQNQDGTAGSGKLPNGWWIRNGNGFSVEVLSASPGRIKLRVTSPNSPLTSGAGVSLMCFRDAKPTLPANSRGGVAVKVQIILRSVSPSAFLRHISFDVTRKVPGGTDVLIPRAPVINGMDVNKYSTSTTWTDLPSGTTLTAGLGVNFLAGARNCAVDVELNYPQIEDAGGNDDITDLFNATGVAQVRISVPVDGAYCVFVVGQYFAKWYDVVATGGRATIPLDDSTSMVPAGWKIVTAIVACAAPLTDREKNDIAEDICPPKLDPPGHSLVGGAVPFGAVAGHASIGALHIYGGQADGWTTSTGAVRRGDYRPLTVRVEQSDDPKPLRVAWNRSTTHSFSVTRAPASLGAEKIRSEGYLDGDPFYPNSYTQYDIDYWVSYWLRLDSGGTADFWEIFGQWHPGGNVQRYLTTEARDAHRATGLYPVVSLGFVKSPRLSITYRSVTAQLIDGSGPIPVLSDDDIQTGVITDPAPYAPGTWTFIVLRTRFSTTGGGSLDLWRDGTQIAKNAGPVGYNVSRPGKPPGPTFNHGIYAGPADPGYSQNATYANLRIARTPPPSFAGGIRS, translated from the coding sequence ATGGGACTGCTGCATCAACGGGCCAGCACGAACTTCTACCCCAACCCACGCTACGACGGCGCCGCCGTGGGAGTCGTCCAGAACCAGGATGGGACCGCGGGGAGCGGCAAGTTGCCGAACGGGTGGTGGATCCGCAACGGCAATGGGTTTTCCGTCGAAGTCTTGTCGGCGTCCCCTGGGCGCATCAAACTTCGTGTGACCTCGCCGAATTCGCCCCTCACCTCCGGAGCCGGCGTCTCGCTCATGTGCTTTCGCGACGCAAAGCCCACGCTTCCAGCAAATAGCCGCGGTGGCGTCGCGGTCAAGGTTCAGATCATTCTGCGTTCCGTGTCGCCCTCTGCCTTCCTTCGGCATATCTCCTTTGATGTCACCCGCAAGGTGCCGGGCGGCACGGATGTTCTCATCCCACGAGCACCAGTCATCAACGGAATGGACGTCAATAAGTATTCGACCTCCACCACCTGGACGGATCTTCCGAGCGGCACTACTCTCACAGCGGGCCTCGGAGTCAATTTCCTTGCCGGCGCACGCAATTGCGCGGTTGATGTGGAGCTCAACTATCCACAAATCGAAGATGCCGGCGGAAACGACGACATCACCGACTTGTTCAACGCGACCGGGGTGGCGCAAGTTCGGATCAGCGTACCTGTGGACGGCGCCTATTGCGTCTTCGTCGTCGGGCAGTATTTTGCGAAGTGGTACGACGTCGTGGCGACAGGGGGACGAGCGACCATACCGCTCGACGACTCCACCTCGATGGTCCCTGCCGGCTGGAAGATCGTCACGGCGATCGTCGCCTGCGCGGCGCCTCTCACCGATCGGGAGAAGAACGACATCGCCGAGGACATCTGTCCGCCGAAACTCGATCCTCCGGGACATTCCCTGGTCGGTGGGGCGGTCCCATTCGGCGCGGTAGCCGGACACGCCTCGATCGGCGCATTGCACATCTACGGCGGTCAAGCAGATGGATGGACCACCAGTACCGGCGCGGTCCGCCGTGGCGACTACCGGCCGCTCACCGTTCGAGTAGAGCAGAGCGACGATCCCAAGCCGCTGCGTGTGGCCTGGAATCGCAGCACCACCCATTCTTTTTCCGTCACACGCGCTCCCGCATCTCTCGGTGCTGAAAAGATCCGGAGCGAGGGATACCTCGACGGGGACCCCTTCTATCCAAACTCCTACACCCAGTACGACATCGACTATTGGGTGTCATACTGGCTCAGACTGGATTCGGGCGGCACCGCCGACTTCTGGGAAATCTTCGGGCAGTGGCATCCTGGGGGAAACGTCCAGCGTTACCTGACCACTGAAGCGCGTGACGCACATCGCGCGACAGGTCTCTATCCCGTAGTGAGCTTGGGGTTCGTCAAGAGCCCAAGGCTCAGCATCACCTACCGGTCGGTTACCGCACAACTCATCGACGGCTCCGGCCCAATCCCGGTCCTCTCCGATGACGACATCCAGACAGGGGTCATCACCGACCCGGCTCCCTATGCGCCAGGTACATGGACATTCATTGTCCTCCGCACCCGGTTCTCCACCACGGGCGGCGGATCTCTCGACCTCTGGCGGGACGGCACCCAGATCGCAAAGAACGCCGGACCCGTGGGTTACAACGTCTCGAGACCAGGCAAGCCACCGGGTCCCACCTTCAATCATGGAATTTATGCGGGTCCCGCAGACCCCGGATACAGCCAGAACGCCACCTACGCGAATCTCAGGATCGCTCGCACCCCGCCCCCTTCCTTCGCCGGAGGGATCCGGAGTTAG